Within Pempheris klunzingeri isolate RE-2024b chromosome 24, fPemKlu1.hap1, whole genome shotgun sequence, the genomic segment AGCTGCTCCATGCAGAAGACTGATGAGGTCACACTCTTCAGTGAATGAAAATCGAACATTCTGTATGGTTATAATCAATACTTTAGCTTGATATTGAACATTCTCATTAAATCTGTCTCTTGTGAGTCTCCATACCTTTTGGACATGACACAATGACAACTATGACATGCTGACTTTTGGctaaataatgtttattattttcaaaaatctTAGTTTACTATGTTAGTATGTTAACATTTGCTTATTAGCACTAAAAAAAAGTACTTTCCCACTTAATGCAAGCTGTCATTATAATTCAAAACCTCATAGTATCAAGCACAGTTCAAAGACAGTCCACAAGCTGGGAGTAGCTTGTAGTTTCTGAACACCACTTACTGTTAACATAGCCTACAACAGCCTTCATTTACAGATCCTGGTGGAGCCAGAATGATCAGTGATTACCAATAGACAATATGAAAAAAGATGGCAAGTGCATATTTCTCAGCTCATGACATCTTCAAAACTGACTTTCGTAGCAAATCCCACACTCTGCATCACTCCAGTGACATTATAAAACCTCTAAGATATCAAGATATACATTGACAATGAAAGGACACATGTCTTGGTAGTTCcattttttattgtgaaaacaaTAGTGTGAGAACAGTCAGATGTGGGGAGACGAGTTAGAACCGGCACCCCTTTATTCCTGAGAAAATCCTCCACATTGAAAAATACCACTCAAGTTATTTGGCTTGACTTAATCTCGAGGAGCCATTCTGAGTCCATCTGAAATCAAGCTTAACATCGTTTcatacaaaacaacacaaaagcaCCACAATCCACAATTACGTTCATAacattttttaaaccaaaacatGCGTGTGTGTAGCTTACAACACTTTGAGCACTTCCCACTGTGGGTTactaatatatgaatatatgagTCATGTAACTAAATTGCAATATCATGCACCATCGTGTTTAGTTTCCTTGAATGATGGACTTTCAGATTTAGATAAGATACAGTTCAGTAGAAAACACAGTTCCATTCATAATCACCATCTTACAACTCAGGTTTACCAGCAAGACAATCCTCCAAAAAGTACATGTTAAAATGCTCGTATGGACACAGAAGGGACAAACTTTTATCCATACACGTCGTGAAAGAATAACGTGAAATaattggttttttttgttgtgaaggCAAAATACCATATTTTATTCTTCAATAACATATCAATAATAATCTCCTGAAAAAAGTCTTGTGTTTCACACAATGGTCTGTACACAACAGTGGGtagtataaaatatttttaaaaagctcttCTATTGCAATACTCCGATAGTAAATATCACATTATAAACTCTGGTGCATTCTCTACtaattgaatttaaaatctTGTGTCTGAAATCTCATAGACAAAACAAATCCGAAACAACACAAGCACCTTTTCCAGAGAAATCTACAATCATGCCAAACTCTATTTGGTATGAAGCACAGGCGCCAACCAGGGATTAAGTGGGCCAGAGCCAGAATGTTGTTATGTGCAAGCTCACAGAGCTGACCATAACAGCAATGCTTCAAACCGATAGCCACAGTCAACGTGTATCAATTTGCTGATTAGTGAAGGAGGATGACACGAGTCACATGCAGTGTTTAGATTTTTACttacagcaaaagaaaagaaaagaaaaagtccaCATGGATTTGATGGAGCCTAAAAgatgtgtaaaaaaaagtacagaatGTCATTTACAATTAGATCCTGTCACCCTGATGGGATAATAACAATCAATAATTAATGAAGTTATCACTGATATGCCGCCATGCGCAAAAGTGCCCGTTCTGAATAATTCTTGCTGCTGTATGATGAAAAAAAGGGATTATTCCATTCCAGCATTATGTAAAAAGAGTCTGGGGCTGTTCAGGGCAAATGAGACGTTAACAGGTAATCCATCCAGCACTGACTGTATATAGGCAGGTTTTCATCATACAAATTCATTctatataaaaacaataaacctCTTTTGAAGAGGTGGCTCCTAGGCCTAATCCtgatcaaaatgtcaaaatctaGTTGAGGTTCTTGATCCAATTTTGCAAGGAAAacattaagaaagaaaaaaaagaaccctTTTAAATGTGGCATATTTCAATTTGAGAGACCATGCTTCATCATTAAAAGTTAAGAGAAAACCACAACTACCTGCAGACCACTACTGCTTGTAACTTACAGACAAATGTGGCCCATTGCTCGGAATCAACTGAGCCTATAAGGAGAAatagatgaagagaaagaacCCGAGCGAGCAAATCACCACCAGTCCTATGTTCAGGATGATTTTGGTTCGTGGAGGTTCATGGAGAAGCTCATCCACAATCTTCTCCTGTTCCTGGACTGTAATGGCCTGAGATTTGGACGACTTCTCCTGGAGGCCACAGATCCACTCTATAACCGTCATACACCTCCTATCCTctactgctcctcctccagagcggccctgctcctcctccaccacatcCCTCACTCCTAtcgcctctctctcttctaCCATTTTACGATCAGAGATCAGTGAGTGGCAACCATACTGGATTGGACAGTGGGTTTCTGTGTCACTTGCTGTGATAGCATGCCCATTGCTTGGTTGAGCATTTTCATGATTGGTCTCAATGCCATTATGTTTGTTTGGATGGTCTCGATAATTTTCTTTATCAAGCAGACTGTCTCCATTTAGGATTGCATGATTTAGAGGCTTCAAAGCATTGATGTTTTCTCCAGCTTTCTCGAGTTGTTGCTGTTTCAACCTCTTTCTCTGGTTTAACCCCCACAGAGTAGTGGttctgatttgttgttttttgggtGGAGGAGTGCAGAGGCTCACAACCACAGTCACCAAAGCAGACACCCAAAACAATATAACTGCCACATACATGAAGTGAACATCTTTGATGAAAGATGGCCGTGTATCAGGCTCGTTGCAGTGCGGCTCGCGGTAAACAAATGCCAAGAGCAGGCGCAGTGCTCCTAGGGTAAACCCTATGATCCCACCCCAAAAGGCACCCTTCTCATTGCAGCGATGCCACAAGACGCCAAGCAAGAAGATCGCAGCTATGGGTGGAGTCAGGTAATCTGATACTTCTTGGATGTAATAAAACATCTGGCCTCCTTGCATCTCAATGATGACTGGCACCCACGCAATGCTGATGATCACcatgaaaaccacaaacaacCTGCCGACTACCAACAGCTCCCTGGATGACACCTGCTTTCGTAGCATCTTGTAAATATCCAGTGTGAATATGGTGCTCGCTGAGTTGAAGATGGAGTCCAAGTCACTCATCAGAGCTGCAATCATGACAGCCATCATCAAGCCACGGAGGCCGACGGGCATCACTGACATGACGAGCCGCGGATAAGCCATGTTGCTACAGCCAGCTGCAGAACCACACACTTCTGTGCAGTGCTCTGGGCTGATGCACGCCAACTCATCAGCAAAGAAGACCCTGGAAATCATCCCTGGAATCATGTTGTTAAATAAATTAGTGATTCAGTGAGTCGGCGGTCAGGATTTTAAGTGTAAGTCACTAAAAAGGCAATTCATAGCTCTACCTGGGATGACAATGATGAACATGGGGAGGATTTTCAGGAAGCCAGCCATGATAGTAGAACCTTTCGCATGGGCAATGTTCTTCGCTGCCAAAACCCGCTGGACAATCACTTGATCTGCACACCAGTACCTGGAACACACAGTGGGGACGTGTAGAGACAACTACTCCTCTTCAAAGTATCATGTTAGTAGTCCCAAACCTGGTTCTGGGGGCCCACTgctttgcatgttttagatgtttcacTGCTTCAACACACCTGATACACACCTGCTTGGTTATAAGTTGTCTGCAGAACTTGATGACGACATAATCAACATGTAAGGCATTTGCCCCCCAAGACCAGGATTTGAGAACACTGCATTAAACTACTATGGTGAATATGGAACATGGTTTCGTTACAACCACTGggcttgttagcatgctgacattagcctttcactgaaaacagtcaGTCTACTTGTAAGACGTGGACATGTACCAAATAGAGGCTGGAGTCTGGCCAAGTAAGAAACCAAGCCAAGGCAGGTCTGGATCCATCGGGCCTCTAAGGATCTTAAGAGCATTTGGTTTCGGGTTGAGATGGTTGTGACACGATTCAGAATACGTCAGGTTGGGTGAAGACAGCAAGATTGC encodes:
- the LOC139223509 gene encoding sodium/myo-inositol cotransporter-like: MATAATMEAADIIIVAIYFILVLAIGLFAMWKASRSTVSGYFLAGRSMNWAAIGASLFVSNIGSEHFIGLAGTSAASGLCAAAWELNALLLLQLLGWMFIPVYIQSGVYTTPEYLSKRFGGRRLKVYFASLSLILYIFTKLSVDLYAGALFIQESLGWNLYLSIIFLIAMTALLTITGGLATVIYTDTVQAFLMIAGALCLTGISLVKVGGLEGLRTKYMQATPNITAILLSSPNLTYSESCHNHLNPKPNALKILRGPMDPDLPWLGFLLGQTPASIWYWCADQVIVQRVLAAKNIAHAKGSTIMAGFLKILPMFIIVIPGMISRVFFADELACISPEHCTEVCGSAAGCSNMAYPRLVMSVMPVGLRGLMMAVMIAALMSDLDSIFNSASTIFTLDIYKMLRKQVSSRELLVVGRLFVVFMVIISIAWVPVIIEMQGGQMFYYIQEVSDYLTPPIAAIFLLGVLWHRCNEKGAFWGGIIGFTLGALRLLLAFVYREPHCNEPDTRPSFIKDVHFMYVAVILFWVSALVTVVVSLCTPPPKKQQIRTTTLWGLNQRKRLKQQQLEKAGENINALKPLNHAILNGDSLLDKENYRDHPNKHNGIETNHENAQPSNGHAITASDTETHCPIQYGCHSLISDRKMVEEREAIGVRDVVEEEQGRSGGGAVEDRRCMTVIEWICGLQEKSSKSQAITVQEQEKIVDELLHEPPRTKIILNIGLVVICSLGFFLFIYFSL